From Dreissena polymorpha isolate Duluth1 chromosome 15, UMN_Dpol_1.0, whole genome shotgun sequence, a single genomic window includes:
- the LOC127859593 gene encoding uncharacterized protein LOC127859593, which produces MRHDFALLVGLGVGIPMFLIAALVLGLLTYRMCRNKRKMAEDDDTISSYTSYKPVMGPFLPTIIPIRYNPMSRRGPIYGSEHGWDSMSEIGRNNAPSDVEVSIGFEDRLYRSVRSSNFSWDNMYPPINERL; this is translated from the exons ATGCGAC ACGACTTCGCCCTGTTGGTGGGCCTCGGTGTTGGAATCCCTATGTTCCTCATCGCCGCCCTTGTATTGGGTCTTCTCACGTACCGGATGTgcagaaataaaagaaaaatggcGGAGGATGATGATACAATTAGCTCATACACCTCATACAA ACCCGTTATGGGACCATTCCTACCGACCATCATTCCGATCAGGTACAATCCGATGAGTCGTCGGGGCCCAATATATGGTAGTGAACATGGGTGGGACAGTATGTCCGAAATAGGAAGAAATAACGCTCCGTCTGATGTAGAAGTTTCAATAGGATTCGAGG ATCGGTTATATCGTTCGGTACGGTCTTCAAACTTTTCATGGGACAATATGTATCCTCCAATA